A single genomic interval of Cucumis sativus cultivar 9930 chromosome 7, Cucumber_9930_V3, whole genome shotgun sequence harbors:
- the LOC101211573 gene encoding pathogenesis-related leaf protein 6, protein MCFVKLMSVFQLFLLAVVVLVLKRCEAQNSAQDYINGHNSARSTVGVGNIVWNTTLAAYAQTYANSRKSDCQLIHSNGPYGENIAKGNNGFSGAAAVKLWVDEKPYYSYSKNACDGGECLHYTQVVWETSYRVGCARVQCNNGWWFISCNYDPPGNWDEERPY, encoded by the coding sequence atgtgttTTGTCAAACTCATGAGTGTTTTTCAACTCTTTCTTCTTGCAGTAGTCGTTCTTGTACTGAAACGTTGTGAAGCCCAAAACTCAGCTCAAGATTACATCAATGGGCACAACTCAGCAAGATCAACAGTGGGAGTTGGGAATATTGTATGGAACACAACACTTGCAGCCTATGCTCAAACATATGCAAACTCAAGGAAAAGTGACTGCCAATTGATCCATTCAAATGGGCCTTATGGAGAAAATATTGCAAAGGGAAACAATGGGTTTAGTGGAGCAGCTGCAGTGAAGCTATGGGTTGATGAAAAGCCTTATTATAGTTATAGCAAAAATGCATGCGATGGTGGTGAGTGTCTTCATTACACTCAAGTTGTTTGGGAAACCTCTTATAGAGTTGGATGTGCAAGAGTTCAATGCAATAATGGTTGGTGGTTTATTTCTTGCAATTATGATCCTCCTGGTAATTGGGATGAAGAGCGGCCTTATTAG
- the LOC101211811 gene encoding pathogenesis-related protein 1 — translation MALLMKMISLSLLFFLTSSTILFTSSIAQDLPQNFVDAHNAARAQVGVGPVSWDETVANYAQQYANQHINDCQMVHSNGPYGENLAWSSADLSGTNAVQMWVNEKQFYDYASNSCVRSECRHYTQVVWKNSVKIGCAKVECNNNGGTFITCNYDPSGNYVNQRPY, via the coding sequence ATGGCTCTCCTCATGAAGAtgatctctctctccctcctttttttcttgacTTCTTCCACTATATTATTCACCTCCTCTATCGCTCAAGACTTGCCTCAAAACTTCGTCGACGCCCACAACGCTGCTCGTGCCCAAGTTGGCGTCGGACCTGTCAGTTGGGATGAAACTGTAGCGAACTACGCACAACAATATGCCAACCAACACATCAATGACTGCCAAATGGTACACTCTAACGGGCCATATGGGGAGAATCTTGCTTGGAGCTCAGCTGATTTGTCAGGTACCAATGCAGTTCAAATGTGGGTGAATGAGAAACAGTTCTATGATTATGCCTCAAACTCGTGCGTCCGCAGTGAGTGTCGCCACTACACTCAGGTGGTGTGGAAAAACTCTGTAAAAATTGGATGCGCAAAAGTGGAATGCAATAACAATGGTGGCACCTTCATCACTTGCAACTATGATCCTAGTGGCAACTATGTAAACCAAAGGCCATACTAA